Part of the Corynebacterium canis genome is shown below.
CGCAGCGCTTGGCGTGGTTTTAGGCGCCGGTTCGGCGTTGGCACAGCTGCGAAAAGGGCGCGCGCTCAACGTGTTTGAGGGGTTGGCGGCGCTCGGCGGGGTGACCATCCTTGCCGTCGGATCGATCACCGGTATAGCCCGGCTGACGTATCTGGATCAACTGTCCGTGGCGGCATTGGTGGGCACATTGTATGGCATGCCGCTCGCGGCGATCGCGTGTTTTGTGGGCGGGCTCGGCCAGTTTCCCGCCTCGTGGCGCTCGAACATTCTTCCGTGTGTGGCGGGGCCTGCCGCGACCGGTTACCTTGCTATCGGCGAAGATACCCTCACCGTACGGCTCGTCGTCATCGCGATTTCCCTAGCTACCACCGTTGCGTGCATATTTACGATTATTCGAATACGCAACGCAGCACGCTCCCCCGCCTCCCGCTTAGCGACGGCCGCGTGCCTCATCCTCGCACCCACCATGCTGTACGCAGTGTACGCGGCAGCGATCCCAGCGGCACAATTATCTTGGGCCGCCCCTCCAGCATTGCTCGCCTGGGCGTATATCGCGGCGGCGCTATGCGCCACCATCGCCGGGTTCGTGTACCGCAAACCCGCTAGTCCGCCGGAGTCCGCTAGCCCGCCGGAGTCCGCTAATCCGCCGGGGTCCGCCGCCGCCGCGACCTAAGGTTCGATCAATCCGGCGATAAAGGCGTCCAAATCCCAGTGCGCCTCCAAGGCATCCGCGATCAGGTCGAGCTGGCGGTCGCGCTCACCGTGGAATGAGGTATCGGGGCTAAGCACAAACCCGGTCTTATTGCAGGCTTGTGCCACCCAGCGGAGGAATTCCCGGCGGGTCTCATCGTGCTCCAAGTGCCCGTGGCGGTGGGTGCCCCGGAACATGCCTTTGGCTGCGCCTTCGTCCCCGATCCACGGGGTTTCGCTGGTGCGGGCAACCCGCCCGTGGTGCACCTCGTAGGCACCGTGTTCGTGCCGGATTAAAGTTTTCGAAGGATCGAACACAATATCGGTGTCAAAGATGCCGATTCCCGGCACGGGTTCGGCCGAACCGGATTCCACGGGGTCCATGATGGTGCGGCACAGCATTTGATAGCCGCCGCAGATGCCGAGGGTGGGTGCGGTGCGGGCCGCCACGGCCTCGAAAAGCCCGGTGGTGCGCAACCATTGCAGGTCAGAGACGGTTGCCTTGGATCCCGGCAGCACCACAAGGTCGGCCTCCGCGACGGCGTCGGGATCGATGGTCCAGGTGACGGAAACGCCGGGCTCGCACGCTAGGGCTTCGACGTCAGTAGCGTTGGACACGCGCGGCAGGCGGATCGCGGCGACTCGAAGACGCTGGCTGCCAATCGCAACTGTGTGCGGGCCAATGGTGGAGCCGATATGGGATTGCAGGGAATCCTCGGCATCCACCCACAGGCCATAAAGATACGGCAACACCGCCACCGTTGGAACGCCAGTTCGCTCTTCAAGGGCGGCGAGACCGGGGTCGAGGATGCTTTGATCGCCGCGGAATTTATTGATCACAAAGCCTTTGATCCGCGCCCGGTCCGCCTCCGACACGATCTGATGCGTCCCGAACAAATGCGCGAGCACGCCGCCGCGATCGATATCGCCGACCACGTACACCGGCAGATCGCACGCCTCGGCCAGCCCGAAGTTGGCCACGTCCGTTTCACGCAGGTTAATCTCCGCGGGCGAACCCGCGCCCTCGCACACGACCAGCTGAAATCGGGACTCCAAATCCCGCAAACACGCCGCCGCAACCTCTCGCAAGTGCGTGCGATGCTCGATATAGGAACGCGCGCTGACCTGCCCTTCCGCACGCCCACGGACCACCAATTGAGAAGTACGGTCGGAACCTGGCTTCAATAGGATCGGGTTAAAATCCACGCTCGGCTCCAGCCCGCACGCCGCCGCCTGCAGGGCTTGGGCACGCCCGATTTCGCCACCATCCGGGCATACCGCGGAATTATTGGACATGTTTTGCGCCTTAAACGGCGCCACCCGAATCCCGCGCCGGGTCAGCGCGCGGCACAGCCCCGCAACAATCACCGATTTGCCGGCGTCCGAGGTGGTGCCGGCGATAAGCACAGCCGCCATTTAGATATCTTCGTCCGGTAGCGTCAGGATCTCATTCCCGCTCTCCGTAATCACGATCGTGTGTTCGAATTGAGCGGTAAATTTCCCGTCCTTATTCACCACGGTCCAGCCGTCATCCCAAATTTCGTACGGCAAATCACCAAGGTTAATCATCGGCTCGATGGTCAGCGTCATGCCGGGTTCGAGCAGGTCATTATACACATTATTGTCGTAGTGCAGCACCACTAGCCCATTGTGAAAGGTCGGCCCCACGCCGTGCCCGGTGAAATCGCGCACCACCTGGTAGCCAAAACGCTTGGCATAAGATTCGATCACGCGTCCAATTACATTGAGCTCGCGCCCCGGCTTGGCCGCGCGGATCGCGCGCAGCGTGGCCTCCTTGGTTCGCTCCACCAGCAGCCGATGTTCCTCGCTCACCTCGCCCGCGAGAAAGGTGGCGTTGGTGTCGCCGTGCACACCGTTTTTAAAGGCGGTGACGTCGATATTTACGATGTCTCCGTCCTGGATCACGGTGCTATCCGGAATGCCGTGGCACACCACTTCATTGAGCGAGGTGCAGCAGCTTTTCGGGAACCCGCGGTAGCCCAGCGTCGAGGGATACGCGCCATGATCGCACATATATTCGTGAGCGATCCGGTCCAGCTCATCCGTGGTCACGCCCGGGGCCACGGCCCGCCCCGCCACCACCAAAGCATTCGCCGCAATCCGAGAAGCTTCGCGCATAGCTTCGATTGTTTCGGGGGTTTGGATCACCGGTTCCCCCATCGCCTCGCGCACCGTGTCTTTCCACACGTATTCGGGGCGAACAATATGCTTGGGCACGGTGCGAATTGGGGTGGGTGTTCCGGGGGTGACGCGGGCGCGAGTTTTAGACATGACCACCATCGTACTCACCCGCTTTCCGCACTCCGTTACGAATACCGTGCAGCCGCCGCAGACGACCGCTCGCCGCCGTGGCACGTGGGTTTTATCACGCGACCCGCAGGGGATTTTTGCCCCCGTTTGTGCTATTACCCTGCGGAAAGGTCTGATTTTTCCAGCGCTTCCGCGCGCGCCCATGCGGTGCCCGCGCCGCCGTTGAACGATTGTGCACAAGCAGTGCCGCACCAAGCAGGGAATTCCGCCCCGCGCCCCGCGCATTCCATGGCCGCTTTTCGACGCCCCGCCCCACACCGTTCAGACATATTTACGCGTGCGCAACAAGGCGTCGAAATCGTGAATTCGCCCCTTCGAACCCCGGCAAAGTGACCAGGCTAACACCCCCGTGCAATCGGGGCCGAAAACCCGCCGGCAGGATTGTGGCTACGCTCGGGCGCATGTCGATTCATGAACACGCTGAAGAATATTTTGAAACGCTATTCCATAATCGGCGTTCGAGATTCCAAACATTGGACCCCGAACTCGCCGAGTTCTATGTGAACTTCGCTTATGGTGAGCTGATTGAGCAATCCGAGGACCTAGACACCCACGATCGCTTAATGACGCATTTGGCGGCATTAATAGCGTGCGGCTCAGAAAACATGTACATGGTGATGCTCGAGGCCGCCTTAAACGTTGGGGTCACCCCGATCGAGATCAAGGAGATCCTCTACCAGGCTTCCGCCTATGTCGGCATGGGCCGGGTGTACGATTTCCTGCACATCACCAATAACGAGCTGCTACGCCGCGATGAAAAGCTGCCGCTTGCGGGTCAGGCCACGACCACGCCGGAGACCCGCAAAGCCGAAGGTGAGCGGCTGCAACGCGCCATTTTGGGCGACCAGGTCGTGGACGCGCTGCGCGCGAATACCGCACCGGATATGCACCACGTGCTGGACTATATTTCCGATAATGTGTTCGGGGATTTGTATAGCCGGACGGGCATCGGCCGGCCCATGCGGGAATTGCTTACCCTTTCGATGCTGGTTGCGCTCGGCGGCTGCGAATCGCAGCTGCGCTCCCATATCGCGGCAAATATCAATGTGGGCAATAGCCGCGCCAAAATGGTCACCTGCGTCACCCAGCTGCTGCCGATCATCGGCTACCCGCGCACCCTGAATGGCCTGCGCGTGATCGCCGAAACCGCCACCGATTAGGTAAGCAACGAGCCAAGGTAGGTGGTGGGTTTCCCGCCCGCCGCACGCAACGCGGCTTCCCGGGTGGCGCGCTCCAACACGCCAATCGTCTCATCCAACAAACATTCGGTATCGGCGTAGGTTCTCAGCTCGGCCAGATGCGCTTGCGCCTTAGTTAGTGTATCCACCACATCAACGTCGATGGCTTCCAAACTGGCCAGGTACGCCAAGTGGGTACCCTGTGCCCCCACATAACGGTAATCGTCGTGCGTGGGGGCGACCGGCGCGGCGTCGATACGCTGCCGCTCGCGGGCCAGAAATTCCACCAGAACGCGCAATGCACGATGCTGCCGGACCCGCGCCCGCATGAGTTCTTGTCGTTGCGACACTTTCGCGGACACCCCCGCCCCGTACAGCACGCCCACAAACCCCGCCACCAGCGAAACCACAACCATCACCATGCCCATAGCTTAGCTGCTACTCAGTCGCGGGTAGCGTCACGACGCCGCGGCCACCACCCGCCGCGGCACGCATCGCGCGCTACCTTGCCCCGGCGTCCATGGTCTTAAAAAAGTGGTCCGTGATCGCAACGGCGGACTCCGAGCCCCCGCCGAGTACGACCAAAGTTGCGAAGGCCACGTCGTCGCGATAACCGGCGAACCACGCGTGCGAACCACCGGTGATTTCCGCCTCGCCGGTCTTGCCGCGGATCTCCCCGCCCGCACCCATGCCGCGCGCGGTGCCGCTGGTGACCACGGAACGCATCATGCGGCGCAGGCCCTCGATGGACTCCGGAGACGGCGGATCGACCTGCTCGCTGATCTTGGTCTCATGCCCCGGCACCAGGTACGGAACGGGCGTCTGACCATGCGCGGCGGTGGCCGCCACCAGCGCCATGCCAAACGGGCTGGCCAGGTCCTTGCCTTGGCCGAAACCGGCCTCCACGCGGTCGACCAATTCCTCACCGGTGGGCACGGCCCCGGTAATGGTATTCACGCCCTCGATTTCGTAATCCAGTCCGAGACCGAATTGCTTGGCCGTGTGTTCTAATTCCCCGGGCTCCAGGCGGGAGGAAATATCTGCAAAACTGGTGTTACAGGAGGCCGCAAAGGCGGATTCCATGGGCACATTTCCGCGCGAAAACTGGTTATAGTTGGTCACAATCCGATGCCCGATTTCCATGGTTCCGGGGCACGGCACGATGCTATCGGGGGTGAGATCTTCATCCATAATCCCGGCCGCGGCTGTGATGATCTTAAACGTCGAGCCGGGCGGATATTGGCCCATCAGCGCCACATCGCCGTCTTCGTCGGCCTTCTGCGTCTGGGCCACCGCCAGGATTTCCCCGGTGGAGGGACGGATGGCCACCATCATGGCCTTCATTTCTTTCCGCAGATCAACGGCCTGTTGGGCGGCCCGCTGAATATTGTGGTCGATGCTGATGCGCACGGCCGGGGCGGGTTGTGGGGCGTGGACCTCCAGGGCGTCGATAAGCGCGCCGTGGGAATTCACTGCGGCGACCTGCCAACCGTTGGCCCCCTCAAGGTCCTTATTCACCACCTTTTCCACGCGGGAAATAATATCGGGGGCGAAATTGGGGTCGGCGCGCACCATAGCGGCCTCCTCATGTACCGTCACGCCGGGCACCCCGCGCAATTCATCGGCGATAATTTTGCCCTGCGTATCATTAACAACGGCGACGGAATACGGGCCCTTCATGTCCTTGAGCTTCGCTTCTAAGTCCGAACTGCTCACCTGCGGCACCGTATCGTCACGCCCGTGCGCGCTTCTCAACGCCTCGGCCACGCGCGCCGCGGCACCCGCAACGTTGTCCGCTTCGGTGGGGTTCAAAAGCACGCGGTGCACCACCCCGGGGGCGAGGATCTCCGCGCCGTCGCTACTAATCACGCTGGCACGCTCGGCGGGAATGGCCCGCAGCTCCAAATGCTGATTCGCACCTAGTTTCGAATGGAGGATGGTTGGCTGCCAGCGGACCGCCCACTGGCCCTTCGTCTGGCTCAACGTCATCTCGGCGGTGTAGCTGTAGGTGCGGTCCTTGGGCAAATCCCAGGTCAGCGTGTACGTTGCGGTGGCCAACGACTCCCGGGTTTGCACGCGTTCGATCTTGGTTTCGAGCCCTTCCGCCTGCATGCCGGACCAGGAATCCGCAAGCACGCTGCGCGCCACATCGGGCTGATCGGACATCTCCGCGGCGATCCCCATATCCCCGCGCGACATCGCGGCAAGGAACTCCTCCACCACGGGGTCCGCCGCATCAGGTTTCGGCGTGCAGGCCGTCGATGCACCCAAGATTCCCAGCACACAAACGATTCCCAGCACACGTTTCATGCGCTCACGCTAACACCTCGGCGGGCCCGTTGGGTGGGGCCACACCGAGGCAATAAGGAACTCATTGAGCCTTAACTCAGCTTCCCGCACGGCCCGCTAGAAAACAGCAAAACCGCTGCTAGCGCTGCTACTCGTATGCCTCCCCCTCCGCCTCTAGGTGCT
Proteins encoded:
- a CDS encoding penicillin-binding transpeptidase domain-containing protein, with the protein product MKRVLGIVCVLGILGASTACTPKPDAADPVVEEFLAAMSRGDMGIAAEMSDQPDVARSVLADSWSGMQAEGLETKIERVQTRESLATATYTLTWDLPKDRTYSYTAEMTLSQTKGQWAVRWQPTILHSKLGANQHLELRAIPAERASVISSDGAEILAPGVVHRVLLNPTEADNVAGAAARVAEALRSAHGRDDTVPQVSSSDLEAKLKDMKGPYSVAVVNDTQGKIIADELRGVPGVTVHEEAAMVRADPNFAPDIISRVEKVVNKDLEGANGWQVAAVNSHGALIDALEVHAPQPAPAVRISIDHNIQRAAQQAVDLRKEMKAMMVAIRPSTGEILAVAQTQKADEDGDVALMGQYPPGSTFKIITAAAGIMDEDLTPDSIVPCPGTMEIGHRIVTNYNQFSRGNVPMESAFAASCNTSFADISSRLEPGELEHTAKQFGLGLDYEIEGVNTITGAVPTGEELVDRVEAGFGQGKDLASPFGMALVAATAAHGQTPVPYLVPGHETKISEQVDPPSPESIEGLRRMMRSVVTSGTARGMGAGGEIRGKTGEAEITGGSHAWFAGYRDDVAFATLVVLGGGSESAVAITDHFFKTMDAGAR
- a CDS encoding carboxymuconolactone decarboxylase family protein; this translates as MSIHEHAEEYFETLFHNRRSRFQTLDPELAEFYVNFAYGELIEQSEDLDTHDRLMTHLAALIACGSENMYMVMLEAALNVGVTPIEIKEILYQASAYVGMGRVYDFLHITNNELLRRDEKLPLAGQATTTPETRKAEGERLQRAILGDQVVDALRANTAPDMHHVLDYISDNVFGDLYSRTGIGRPMRELLTLSMLVALGGCESQLRSHIAANINVGNSRAKMVTCVTQLLPIIGYPRTLNGLRVIAETATD
- the map gene encoding type I methionyl aminopeptidase: MVVMSKTRARVTPGTPTPIRTVPKHIVRPEYVWKDTVREAMGEPVIQTPETIEAMREASRIAANALVVAGRAVAPGVTTDELDRIAHEYMCDHGAYPSTLGYRGFPKSCCTSLNEVVCHGIPDSTVIQDGDIVNIDVTAFKNGVHGDTNATFLAGEVSEEHRLLVERTKEATLRAIRAAKPGRELNVIGRVIESYAKRFGYQVVRDFTGHGVGPTFHNGLVVLHYDNNVYNDLLEPGMTLTIEPMINLGDLPYEIWDDGWTVVNKDGKFTAQFEHTIVITESGNEILTLPDEDI
- a CDS encoding cobyric acid synthase, yielding MAAVLIAGTTSDAGKSVIVAGLCRALTRRGIRVAPFKAQNMSNNSAVCPDGGEIGRAQALQAAACGLEPSVDFNPILLKPGSDRTSQLVVRGRAEGQVSARSYIEHRTHLREVAAACLRDLESRFQLVVCEGAGSPAEINLRETDVANFGLAEACDLPVYVVGDIDRGGVLAHLFGTHQIVSEADRARIKGFVINKFRGDQSILDPGLAALEERTGVPTVAVLPYLYGLWVDAEDSLQSHIGSTIGPHTVAIGSQRLRVAAIRLPRVSNATDVEALACEPGVSVTWTIDPDAVAEADLVVLPGSKATVSDLQWLRTTGLFEAVAARTAPTLGICGGYQMLCRTIMDPVESGSAEPVPGIGIFDTDIVFDPSKTLIRHEHGAYEVHHGRVARTSETPWIGDEGAAKGMFRGTHRHGHLEHDETRREFLRWVAQACNKTGFVLSPDTSFHGERDRQLDLIADALEAHWDLDAFIAGLIEP